Within the Carassius auratus strain Wakin unplaced genomic scaffold, ASM336829v1 scaf_tig00217304, whole genome shotgun sequence genome, the region ATCAGCGGCAAAGGATATGCATTCTTTGCCATGATGTTATTCAGTCCCTGATATACAATGCAAGGTCGTAGGGAACCATCCTTTTTACCCACAAAGAAAATCTCAGCGCCCACAGGAGATGAGGAAGGGTGGATGATCTTGGGTGCCAAAGAATCAGAAAtctatttctccatggcctccctttaTGGAACGAAAAGCGAGTACAATCTGCCCTTAGACGGACACAGGGTTCCCGCGGGGTCTTAAAAAGCCTTAAAagcattgaatttattaatttggaaataataccttaaaaagactttaaaaagtcttgaatttTGATGTCTGGGTCTTAAAAATTGTGCTGTATGTAACTTCTATGTATTGTAATTTTCCTCAAATGTTTCATTTGTCAACCacgattattttgattaaatgacgTAGTATAAATAAAGAGTGGCGGAACCAGTAATTGAAAATGCAACGCAGCCCCGGTTCACAGTCGAGCGGcaacctcacgctctctctcgtgaagccaataaggaagtgactaaaactgcaattcgtcgactggccgcttgaggctggctgcagaagagagtttgtcccatagactccccatgttaaattgtccaactttacagcagacaaaaacatgtttacagcctggttaaaaaaatatgtagatGCAAGAtttgcgcatcgattcgtcgacctgtttttatttctctaaaaaacgtttgcaaaacgtttaccttatgtgcgctgaatatacgcgatggccggatcaacattctacGTTATacaaccaatccaggggtttttctgcattgatctttttttggcggctgtcaaagccttatttgatcagtgagtgatgtagaatagaatgactgcttgcctgacagggcgcgtacgagagagagccccggctgcgcgcgcactcacagtcttcaaacaacacgagcgctgtcttgctctctctctctccccctcatgcatattaaccaaaatcaataGACACGATAGAAattagaaaaagggcggaacgctagacatcaagttgttattttcagctgaaagaataactttttttcagtaagctaggccctatgtgttcagtaagcttgtttcagtaagctatgtgttttcaaggcttcaaggttttattgaatgctatctcttaTATataaagtgcaaagtaatgcattcttagtcagtcttttattttgtaattttaagagcaataaacatatattgcaatgttaaggaattcatgttttttttaattaagatatgtaaatcaacatgtataaattgttagttgtcaattaatggggagataatcgaaatcgaatcgatctggaaaaaattaatcgttagattaatcgatgcatcaaaaaaataatcgctagattaatcgtttaaaaaatattcgtttatcccagccctaatccaAGCACATGAATGCTctcaatttataaaaacaaattccaTCGCCTACGTGTTTCAACCATATACTGTATGGTTTCAACCAACAAGTGCCAGCTAGCTGCTAATGTTCCTGAAGCGGCAGCAGGATCTAATaataggggccgttcacataccacgcctaaaaacgcgtggaaaacactaggcgcaccgctttctccttctttccaaagggCTCGGGCAGAAGCGCACCTGAGGCAACAATGACGCGcactctccatgaagacgcagaaatttcagcaaaggataaatggatttgcagcactaaaaatcgcacGCAGTAGCtgtgctactaaatttatttttaaaatggcaatccatatacagctatgatcagctgttccttcatcttggctgagctttcaacgttgttacgggaaaggatgaagctgattggttagttcttgtcacatgacctgcggtgcgcttgcggctctctgaaaagtttagattttttaactcgatgcggtgcgtgGGCGTCGATCGCGCAACTGCgacgcgcgcaaaagacgcgatatgtaaACGGCCCCTTATAGCCAGCTTGCTGCTAGCACTGCAGACCCTTCAGCTATGACCGCAACTAGAGTGGATCTGCACACAGCTTTTGGGGCCACACCAACAATGAAAGCCAAGATGTTGTGGACTCTTAACACAATCGCTAAACATCAGTCCTACAATGGAAATGAGGGTATCTCAGAgctttttcaaatgcatgttccaTGACTCCGAAATAGCTAAAATGTTTACTTGCGCTCACAATAAAGGAGAAGTTGACGGAACTGGCTGTCCTTGATAAAGAGATTGCTGCCCTGAGTGAAGAGCTAAGGAGTTGACTGTGTTtcttaatttaatgtattgttgAGTTCTAATTTTCGATGTTTATTGTTCAGGGGTCTCTCAGTTCCCCATATTCCCAGCATGGAATAAGTAGCTAGCTAATACTAAAAAACAACTTAACATTGTTCGGCAAACTGTCTTGTGGcctactgaaatgtttttatttttcacatctgCTTGGCTTATCTTTTACCCATtccacatttgaaaaataaatgaaaacaagttaaaggattttgtttttctttgctggTAGGGACGTGAAATaggtattaattttttatataaatggacttaaaaaggtcttaaaaagacttgaatttaacttgaagaaacctgTAGGAACCCtgacaacttttgcggcttacaatttacagatactggtccacatggagatttgattaatttatgctaactttgacaaattccttgactgtccatattaaaatgtaagtttcattttcatgactggattttgagattccgtcctggTTTTCTGCtttgcggaaatcatagcgctgaaccatagctgtgacattaccgtgagggaaaaaccatcatccaaaacaaaccatggctaacagtcagattcagccatttatttatgatccagaatcagatcccgaggctgaaactgaacgagagcagcagcagcaacgactcgctccgatcggggcttgaacccgggtctctggcaggggaggcggacgcactaacaaggaggcagagatattttaagcagttttactcaacgcctgcggttccaacacacgatcgtgaccctttttcattgggactgcattatccttaagaaataaacgaggtgaaactttggtgtttcgtcCTTTTTCtgtcgtgtttaatgattttgttgttttattgtacatcactcaccgatcaaataaggctttgacagccgccaaaaaaaaaaagatcaatgcagaaaaaccctggattggttacataacgttggacagaatgttgatccggccatcgcatatattcagcgcacataaggtaaacgttttgcaaatgttttttagagaaataaaaacaggtcgacgaatcgatgcgcatattttgcgtcaacgtattttttgACACTGGTGGCTCGAAAATCTACCAGTCGTGGAGAGAGCTTCGGAATTCTGGCCATCAGTGACCATGTACATGGATGCAATCAGGAAAAAGAAGCTACCAAATCCGGGAACAGCATCGTATGACACCCTGGAAGTTGCTGAAAAAGACCCTCTTATTCTGGCGAAGCTTCTACATGGCTATCACAAGGACCTTCAGTCCTTTTCTTACCTTTTATCAAAAGGATGTACCAGTGATTCCGTTCCTTGCCAAAGACTTGGCTGAGATGATGAAGGTAATTCTATTACTGCACTCTACTCTGATAATGCTAATAATTAATCtgatcattttaattgtaatctTATGGAAGTTTGCATAGCTTAGCGGAAAATGGTATTAAGCAAACAAAAAGAACAATACTTGTTAAAATAGTATACTACAATAGTCTTTTTATGTTGAATgtcaattaattaaattgaaaaattaaatgaaatatttgggtAACATTCTCTGTGTGTCTTTTGGCAGAGTATGCTGAGGCGTTTTGTCAAGAAAGAGGGATTCAAGGATATGAGTTCACTGCAGCTGGTCAGGCTGGATGTCAGTGACAAACAGAGCTGGGTCAACCTAAAGGAAGTAAACATGGGATTGGGTGCAGAATCACTCCTTAAGGTATTCATTCAcctataaaattgtaattttgatgGATTCAGCTGAAAGCTTGATTTTATAATAGGTTATAATAGGCTGTTTACATCCTCCCACCAGGAactacagaaacagaaaaagatagGTGAACTCACAGCCCTGGAGTTTAGGAAAGACTGTGTCAAGGTGATGTGTACCATCACCCAGAAAGTACAGGAAAAGTGCCCAGTAAAGTATCCTGTAGTGAGGCAGGTGGCCTGTTTGGACCCCAGCATAATGATGTCTGACCCTGACTGGTGCAAGAGCAATATGACAAAACTGGTGCAGAGTTTTTTGCAAGCCCAACAGTTGTCAGGAGGTGTCTCTGCTGGTAGGAAAGAATAGTTTAGTTCTATCAGAGTGTATTAAATCAAGTTatg harbors:
- the LOC113100543 gene encoding uncharacterized protein LOC113100543 yields the protein MMKSMLRRFVKKEGFKDMSSLQLVRLDVSDKQSWVNLKEVNMGLGAESLLKELQKQKKIGELTALEFRKDCVKVMCTITQKVQEKCPVKYPVVRQVACLDPSIMMSDPDWCKSNMTKLVQSFLQAQQLSGGVSAGDVIIQQFNKFLSVENESLFSYKPTETRLDIFLHGVLGQRDELWSFARNCFSCPMGRQQWREDSPLIKKWRPAICRRRQWSVID